The following coding sequences lie in one Carcharodon carcharias isolate sCarCar2 chromosome 5, sCarCar2.pri, whole genome shotgun sequence genomic window:
- the LOC121278414 gene encoding MAD2L1-binding protein-like → MGKGSCMAAGTAGSHDENLSTEEDRESGYRREAELQPRSGVGWELLSDSRFEAGGEAEFPVLFPGHLSPESCCRLVCELLKHVLYQRQQLPLPYQQLAFFSRRECGKAGNPVLPRPRKNEQNNCKKFQRALSELDEVFQNLEAMFMLTLVPRVHILLGGSIVNPKEMYEVNMERVAFGSTEGSLKTVSCIRKLFHTLFVKDIFNELKSIPLMNTVLLVQGHRDCGVQWFRPKLSYRVPNRTRKVVISLACDTMNLASAKDQTTGSHHDDYIWFQAPISIKGFH, encoded by the exons ATGGGGAAAGGGTCTTGcatggcagcaggaacagccggcAGTCATGATGAGAATCTGTCTACGGAGGAGGACAGGGAAAGTGGGTACAGGAGAGAGGCTGAACTGCAGCCAAGGTCTGGCGTGGGGTGGGAGCTGCTGagtgactccaggtttgaggctggtggagaggcTGAGTTCCCAGTGCTGTTCCCTGGTCACTTGAGTCCAGAGAGCTGCTGCCGGTTGGTGTGTGAGCTTCTGAAACATGTCCTGTACCAGAGGCAGCAGTTACCACTCCCATATCAACAACTAGCTTTCTTCAGCAGGCGAGAATGTGGGAAG GCTGGCAATCCTGTGTTACCACGTCCAAGAAAGAACGAACAGAATAACTGCAAGAAGTTTCAGCGGGCACTCTCAGAGCTTGATGAGGTTTTCCAGAATCTGGAGGCGATGTTCATGCTGACACTGGTTCCTCGTGTGCACATCCTGTTGGGTGGCAGTATAGTCAATCCGAAGGAAATGTACGAGGTCAACATGGAGCGGGTTGCTtttggaagcactgaggggagtttgaAAACAGTCTCCTGCATTCGCAAACTTTTCCACACACTCTTTGTCAAGGACATCTTCAATGAGTTGAAATCCATTCCTCTGATGAACACTGTGCTTCTTGTCCAAGGTCACAGGGACTGTGGAGTTCAGTGGTTCCGACCAAAACTTAGCTACAGAGTTCCAAACCGCACCAGGAAGGTGGTGATTAGCCTAGCCTGTGATACCATGAACCTCGCATCAGCTAAGGATCAAACAACAGGTTCTCACCATGACGATTATATCTGGTTTCAAGCGCCCATATCAATCAAGGGATTTCATTAA